GGATAACAGCAGCATTGGAAGCAACGAATGGAGATGTGCGGAAGGTGCAGAAATTGAGCCGTCATTCAGATTTGAATACGTTGATGATTTATGACGATAATCGGAAAAATCAGCAGGGGGAAGTGACGGATTTGTTGGCTGATTTGGTTTAAGAAAATTAATGCCTTAACCTCGGCTCCGACGGCTATATAAAATCATAGATTAGGCGATCGCTTTAGTGTTAAAGTTGCTTCAGGGGATGCCTCACTTGCAGCAGATTTTGTAATCTGAAATCACAACAAGCATCTAAGGTGCGGTCATGGATAAATTAGTTATCCTAAAATTTGGAGACGGTGATTGTTTTTCGTTAGGCATTTTATTGAGTCCTTCAAAAAAAGGCGTTTTACTTGACAAAAATCATAAGAATACGGGGTTAGAAATTCTTGATGTTTTCCAAAACTCTACAGCGATTAAAGCAGGATTAAAACCTGGTGATATTATTTTAGAAATAGATGGTCATAAAGTCTTTGATATTACCCTAAATCAAGCTTATAAGTTTCTCGTTCAAAAGGGATCAGGTAATCCTGTAAAACTAAAAGTCCTGACAGAGAGAGAACATCTGGTTTATATAACAGAGGAAAAAACTATTAATTGTGAAAAATTTACTCTTGATTTTGATCAATTTATCACGGGAAACACAGGTAAATTTAGCCCAAATAGTCAGCAAATAGCTGTTCTAGGTAGTCCTAATGAATTAAGTATCTGGAGTATAGAGGGAAAACAGATTGCTAAATATACAATTCCAGAAGAAGGTCAAGGTCAGCTCGTGTTTTCCCCTGATGGTAAATATATAGCTACAGGAGGCAGAAAAGTTTTTATTTGGAGCCTAGAAAAAGACTTAAATGGTTTATTAGCAGCAGGATGTGATTGGTTAAAAGAATATTTCATAACTCATCCTGAAGAAAAACAGAAATTAAAAGTTTGTGATGTTAATACTAATTCTAAGTTATAAGCGATCGCCTTTCTGCATTGATATCTATAAAACAATTTATTCAAATAACAGAGGGTTGAGATCAAACAATGAAACTTGTGGGACTTTTTTACCCACTATCCTCTTTTGCATAATCGGCACAACCTTTCCCGATAAAGAAGTAGAAACAATCATAACACTCCAACAAGGAGTATAGACTTCCATGTTTTATCTCAAATTGGCAACAGTTTCTACTTTTTTAGCAGCTACCCTTTCTACTTCATTGGTTCCGTTATCAGCACTAGCTAATTCTGTTGGGATCTCTCCTTCTCA
The sequence above is a segment of the Planktothrix tepida PCC 9214 genome. Coding sequences within it:
- a CDS encoding PDZ domain-containing protein; the encoded protein is MDKLVILKFGDGDCFSLGILLSPSKKGVLLDKNHKNTGLEILDVFQNSTAIKAGLKPGDIILEIDGHKVFDITLNQAYKFLVQKGSGNPVKLKVLTEREHLVYITEEKTINCEKFTLDFDQFITGNTGKFSPNSQQIAVLGSPNELSIWSIEGKQIAKYTIPEEGQGQLVFSPDGKYIATGGRKVFIWSLEKDLNGLLAAGCDWLKEYFITHPEEKQKLKVCDVNTNSKL